GATCCCCACATCGCGGACGGTCACCTGCGAGCCCGGCAGGGCGGCGGCTGCCGCCCAGAGAAAGGCGGCACTGGATGGGTCACCCGGAACCTGTAGCAAGCCCGGCGAAAGGGGCACCGAAGGTCCTTGAACGCAGACGGAGAGACTCTCCTTCCGAATGGAGATTCCGAAAATCGGGAGCATTCGCTCGGTGTGGTCGCGAGTCTGCCGTACTTCCGATACAGTGGTCTGGCCGTCTGCTTGCAGTCCGGCGAGCAACACGCAGCTCTTGACCTGAGCACTGGCAACCTCAGGCCTGTGGGTAATGGGCCGAAGCGGTCTTGTGCCCGTGATCACGATGGGCGGGAAGTTGCCGTCGCGTGCCCCTACCGTCGCCCCCATTCGCTCCAGCGGGACGAGGATCCGGCGCATTGGGCGACGGCGCAGCGAGTCATCCCCATCCAGCCTGCTGGTGAACGGTTGGCCCGCCAACAGCCCGCTCAGGAGCCGCATTGTCGTTCCGGAGTTGCCGCAATCGAGGGTGCGCGCAGGCGGAGCGAACCTCCCAGCTCGGCCGCGGATCACGAGCTCGGTGGCGCTTGTCTGCTCCATGGCAACGCCCAGAGCGCGCAGGCACCGTAGCGAACTGGCGACATCCAACGAGGTACTGAGGTTCACGATGCGCGTGGTACCCTGCGCAAAGCCGGCCAGCAGGACGGCCCGATGAGAGATGGACTTGTCTCCCCCCACCTTCGCCTCGCCCACAAGGCGTCGAGCGGGTCTGATTGTCCGGGTTTCCGACACAGAGTTCACCTCCTGTGCGCTGACAGCGACCTTTCTCTGCCGGGAGCGAGTCTATTCCGCCCCACCGCTGCACGCTTCGACCGCCTGGATCCCTCTTAATCACGGGCGCGGCATGTGATCCCTGAAGCTCGCAGAAGCTCCAGAGCCTGCTGCCGATCCCTTTCGCTTTCCAGGGCGAGGCGGATGGACCCACCCTCTCCCTCGCGGACCTTCAGGACCTCGATGTCCTTGATGTTGAGCCCGGCGTTGGCCAGGGTGGTCGAAATCCGCGCGATCACACCGGGCTTGTCCTCCACGGCGACGAGGATGTCGTACAGCGGGTGGAGGAAGCCCTTCGTGTCGCGGGGGATGGAGAGCCGGGAACGTGCTGCCTTCTCGAAGGCCTCTCGCAGGTCATCCCTTTCCAGCCGTTCTCGCAGGTCGCTCAGACTCTTACAGAATTCCTCGAGCACACCGAGGATCACGTCTCGGTTGGTGCGCAGGATGTCTTCCCAGACCTCGTACGGGCTGCTGGCAATGCGGGTCATGTCTCGAAATCCGCCCGCGGCCAGGCGGAGGGTTCGATCGTCCTTCTCGTGGTGTCGCGCGGCGAAGTTGACCAGGTTCACAGCCAGCAGTTGAGGCAGATGGCTTACTACGGCGGCCAGACGGTCGTGCTCCTCCGGGTGCATGGTCAGGACCTGGGCGCCGAGGGTAGTGGCCAGCTCGGCTACAGTCTCGTAGGCCCGGTTCGACGTAATGTCGGTGGGCGTCAGGACGTAGGTGACGTTCTCAAAGAGATAAGGGTCGGAAGCGCGGCCTCCTCTCCGTTCCGAGCCGGCCATGGGATGGCCGCCCACAAAGCACTCGGGATAGGGAAGGAGCTCCTGCGCTTTCCGCACGATTTCTCGTTTGGTGCTCCCGACGTCCGTGACGATCATCTGAGGGGTTACGGCGTGGCGCAGGATGGAAAGCCAGCTGACGATCGAGGCAATAGGGACAGCCAGAATGACGACGTCCGTGCCTTCCCACTCCTGTTGAAACCGGTCCACAGGGATGGCGTGATCGATCATCCCGAGTTCGCAAGCGACCGCCAGCGCGGGAGGAAAGTCGACGCCCACTCGTCGCAGGCCCGGGCGTTTCCGTCCCAGGGCGAGCCCCATCGAGCCGCCGATCACTCCCAGGCCGATGATGGTGACGCTGGTAAACCCCACGTCCAGGCCCTCGCCGTTTGAGTCACCGGAATCCTCCCCGGTGCAGAGCCGAGACACGATCGCACTGGATCGTCCCTTCGTCAAATTTTCCTTCCGATGGCCGCGGCAATGATGCGAAGCTCCTCCATCAGGCTGGTGAACTGATGGGGATACAGGGACTGGAAGCCGTCAGACTTGGCTGCATCGGGGTCGGGATGGACCTCGATGAGCAGCCCGTCGGCTCCTGCAGCGATCGCCGCCCGAGCCATCGGCGCCACCTTGTCCCGTCGCCCTGTGCCATGGCTGGGATCTGCGATAATCGGCAGGTGACTCAGGCTGTGCACAACCGGAATAGCACTGATGTCGAGGGTATTGCGCACCGAATCTTCGAACGTCCGTATACCGCGCTCGCACAGGATCACCTGGTAATTGCCGCCGGCCATGATATACTCGGCCGCCATGAGGAGCTCCTTCACGGTGGCCGCAAATCCTCGCTTCAGGAGCACAGGCTTCCGGATGTTGCCGAGCTCGCGCAGAAGGGCGTAGTTTTGCATGTTGCGCGCTCCCACCTGCAGGATGTCGGCGTACTCCGAGACGAGGGGAACCTGTTCGCGGTCCATCACCTCGGTCACGGTCAGTAGACCGTACCGATCGGCAGCTTCCCGGAGGTACCGCAAGCCTTCCTCGCCGAGGCCCTGGAACGCGTAGGGGGAAGTTCGGGGCTTGAATGCTCCTCCTCGAAGGACTTTCGCCCCGGCCTCGCGTACGGCGTGAGCTGCCTCCATCATCTGCTCCCGGCTCTCGACCGCGCAGGGGCCAGCCATGACCACGACTTCATTGCCGCCGATGGCAACCTCGCCGAGGGTAATGACCGTGTTTTCGGGATGAAAGGCGCGGCTTGCAAGCTTGAAAGGCTCACTGACACGGACAACTTCGTAAACGCCGGGCAGAAGTTCAAGCTCCCGGGTGTCGAGTTTGGCCGTATCGCCGATGACACCAAGGATCGTCCTCTCGACCCCCGTGGATCGGTGAACGCGGTATCCCTGGCTTACGAGTTTGCGCTCCACCGCATCCACCTCCTCTTGGCTGGCGCGCTTGTCCATCACGATCACCATGGATTGACCTCCGTGCCCGCGTTGCCGCCGCCCGTCTGCACGGTGCGGCAGCAAGCTATGATCGCCTCAAAGACCCTTCGGATCTCGCTCGCCGGAAGCGGGCCGCATCGGTGCTGAACGATTCGCTCGATCACCTGCCTCTCCCGCGCGGGATCCTCGACGGGCATCCCGGCGCGCTCCTTTTCGCGCTTGGCGCGCAGTGCCAGGAAAGCCCGGCGTTCCAGTAGTCTCAAAATCTGGATATCCACCTCGTCGATCTCAGCCCGAATCCGCTCGAGGGACCAGCCGCTTTCGTTCATCTCTTCTCCTTAGCTTGCGTCCACTTCGCGACCGGAAATGAAAAAGCCCACCCGCTTGCGGGTGGGCTGGTTTGCTTACGACGCTATCGGTTCTGATTCAGCTCATGGTCGCAAACCTCCCACCCGCAGAGAAGCGGCTAAAGTAATAGCAAAAGTACCGACGCCAAATCGGGTGAGAGGTCTCGACGGCCATTCTCTCTCGGTCCTCCTACCGGGCTTTCCAATTGACCACCGGATTCTACAAAAATCCCTCCTCCTGCACAACCCTTTTTTGAGGCCTCTGCGGGAGTAGCCGACTTGCTTAAACGGAAATTCTTTTGTTAGATTGCAGGACAGCGCTGGAGAAGATGGAGAGGGAGGACGGACATGTTTAAGCGCATTCTCTTGGTGGCCGCGTCGGCCCTGATCACAAGCGGGTGCCAGCGCCAGGAGGTGGCGACCGTGGTGCGCGACAACTACGGTGTTCCCCATGTTTTCGCCAACTCCGAAGTTGCTGCTGCCTATGCCTTCGGATACGTCCAGGCGGAAGACCGCATCGGGCAGCTCATGCAATGGTATCGATGGGCGGAGGGCCGACTCTCGGAGGCTTTCGGGCCAGCCTTTGTCGAGACGGACTTTGAGCAGAAGCTGTGGCGGCACGCCGAAATTGCTCAAACCGGTTACCCGCAGCTCCCCAGGTACCTGCAGCGGATTCTCGACGCGTTTGCGGCGGGCATCAACGATTACGTGCGCCAGCATCCAGAAAGGGTGCCGGCTTGGGCCGTTAAGGTTGAGCCTTGGCATCCGCTGGCCCTGGGCCGGGCGTTCATCTGGGACTGGCCGCTGGACGATGCCAAAGACGATCTGCGTCGTGGTTTGCAGCAGCCGGAGGCAAGCCACGGCCGAGGCTCAAACCAGTGGGTGGTTGCCCCCGCCCGTTCCGCAACGGGTACGGCCATCGCTCTGATTGACCCGCACCTGAGCTGGGAGGAATCCGGCCACTGGTACGAAGCACGTATCCACGCGGGGCGCTGGCAAGCCTGTGGCATGGTTGTCGTCGGGACGCCTTTCGTAGGGCTCGGTCACACCGAGGCAGTGTGCTGGGCAGCGACGACCGGAGGCCCGGACTGTGGGGATTGCTATCGGATCCTTCTGGATGACCCGGAGAAACCCACGCGTTACCGCTACGATGGGGCTTGGCGCCCGCTGCAGGTCGACACCGTAGCGATCAGCGTCCTCAGGTCTGACCGCGTCGATACGATTCGAAGGGTAGTGTTCTGGACGCACCACGGGCCTATCTACGAGCGCCGGGGTACGGTGGCCTATGCTCTTGCGCTTCCCTACCTGCCGTCCGTCCGGCTCATCGAGCAGCTCTACCGAATGAACCGCGCGCGCTCACTGGCTGAGTTCCAAGAGGCGATGGCCATGTGCGAATTCATGCCGCAAAACATCATGGCTGCCGATGTGGACGGAAACATCTGGTACGTGCGGACAGGCAAGGTGCCCATCCGGGAGGCGAAATACGACTGGAGTTATCCCGTCCCTGGCGATACCTCAGCCACGGAGTGGCGCGGCATTCACCGCCAGGACGATCTGGTGCAGATTCTGAATCCGAAATGCGGCTACATGCAGAATTGCAACATCTCGCCGGGCACCATGATGGCCGAAGGAGCCCCACGCGCTCGGGATTACCTCCCGTACATTTACAATGACCGCGAGGATCGGAGTAATCCGCGCGGACGTAGGGCACTGGAAGTGCTTTCGAGCATCCAGAAGATGACCAGAGAGGATGCCTTCGCCCTTGCCTTCGATACCAAGATCCCCGGGGTGCAGGCTTGGCAGGACGCTCTCAGGGAAGCTTTCCGGGAGTGGGGCGAGGAGCGTCCCAGCTTGAGCCGGGCGGTGGAAACGCTTGTCTCCTGGAATGGCCGCCTCGGTAAGGAAGAGGCGGGAGCTCTGCTCTACTACCGGTGGCGCCAGGAGTTGGGCAGGATCGACCCGGAGCTGCGTGGCGAGTTGCCGCCGAATCCGGAGCCCAGTCGATCGCAAGCCCTGGAGATGTTCGAGGCCCTCGTTCGAGCTTCGGAAAGCCTGCGGCAAGTGTTCGGCAAGGAGCACGTGCCGTGGGGAGAGTTCCTTCGCTTGCAGCGCGGTGACAGCAGCTGGGCCCTGGACGGCGGTTCCTTCGAATACGGACTGTCGGCGCTACGTGCAGTCTGGGGCCGGGCCGAGGCGGGCCGCGTGCGGGCCTCTGGAGGACAATCCTGCCCCATGCTGGTTTTCCTGGGCAGACCCATCGAGTCCTACAGCGTCCTCCCCTGGGGCATCAGCGATGACCCGAAATCGCCGCACTTTGCCGACCAGGCACCGCTCTTCGCCCGGTGCCAGATGAAGCCGACCTGGTTCCATCCCGATAGCCTGCGGAAGCACACCGAGTCGCGGGTGGAACTGCGGTTCCGTGCGGAATAGCGCGAATACTCAACGTTTCGGCCCATTCCCGTTTCGCCCCTGGGTCCGGCTCCTGGGGCAGACAAGGGTTTTTCGGAGTCTCTCGGCTGCGCGACGGTGAGGCGCGGAGAGACGCCGGGGGCTCGTGTCCGCTCGTGGCGGCAAGGAGCCGGATACCGGCGCCGCTCAGGTGCGTCGACGGACGAGCAGGGTGTGCCAGGGGCCACGGGATGGGTCGGGGCAATGGGGGACCTCCTGAATGTAAGCCCCGCCTCACAGGGGCCCGGGGGACGGAAAGGCAGGTGGAGACAAAGAAGAATCCGCGGGGGCAGAAAAGCGAGTCGCCCTGTTAGGGCGCGATAGGGGTGTTCCCCACACACGATCGTTTCTCCCTCACGGCTTACAGGTTTCGGTCCTGAGCGAGCGGCCCCTGGCCGAGGCTTGTTCCGAGAGACAAGAGACCTCATTCGAGCTGGTATGCCGCGAATCCCGGCACCAGGTTGGCCTTTTTCGGGAGCTGGCTCTTGTCGCAAAGCGCCGCGGTCATTCGGGAACTGGATAGGCCCTACCGCCAGCTTTGGTGAGCCCGTTCCATTAGGAAAGACTTTTTCGGCCGGTGGAAAATCTTTCCGCACCCGAGCACCGGAGCCTTCAGGTACAGGCTAAACTCGCTCAAGTTTGCCCCGCACGTTGCCCACGGTGCGCTTGCGTCCGTTGGGTCAGAGGCGTCGCCTGGCGGACTCGGTGGCACGGTCCTTGTGCAGCCGCCGCTGGGCAAGAGTCCGAAAGCGAGGCAGGGATATGCTGGAAGGCATCTACACATCCGCGGCCGGTATGCTCCCGCGCACAAATCAGCTCGAGGTCATCGCCAATAATCTCGCCAACGTGAGTACAGCCGGATTCAAGCGCGACCGAGTGACCTTCCGCCAGACCCTCGATGCTGAGCTGGCCGTCGCTGCGGAGACAGGGGAGACGCAGGGGGCCCAGGAGGTGGTCACAGATTTCTCACAGGGGCCTCTCGAGAAGACAGATCGCCCGCTCGACCTGGCGATCGACGGGGAGGGCTTTTTCGTTGTGCAAACAGCGGCAGGCGAGCGCTACACGCGGGCGGGTAGTTTCCGCCTGGACGCGGCGGGTAGGATTGTAACCCCGGACGGGTACCCGGTCCTGGGCGAACGTGGGCCCATCGTGTTACACGAGGGCTCTGTGGAGGTGCGGTCAGACGGCGAGATCTGGCAGAAGGGCGTCGCGGTCGGGCGTCTTCGGGTTGTGAACTTTCCGAACTTGAGAGCTTTGGCAAAGGAAGGGCACAGCCTGTTTCGCCTCCGGGATCCGAACGTGCGGCCTGTAGCCCTCGAGAACGTGCGGATCAAGCAGGGGTACCTCGAGGGGTCGAACGTGAACGCCCTCGAAGAAATGGTCGAAATGATGGTCGTGGTGAGGAATTTCGAAGCCGAGCAGAAGGCCATCCAGACCCAGGACGAGACCCTGTCGCGAGCGATCAATGAGCTTCCGAAGCTATAGCCGCCCGCTCGGGCAGCCTGTGGGGAATTAAAGCAGGAGGAGGATCGGGCATGATTCGCGCTCTGCGCACGGCGGCAAGTGGCATGTATGCCCAGGAGCTTCACGTCGATACCATAGCCAATAACCTGGCCAACGTGAACACCACCGGCTTCAAACGCAGTGAGGTCGAATTCCAGGACCTTCTGTACCAGACTATCCAGATGGCAGGGCAGTTGAATCAGGAGGGCGTGAACGTCCCCGTCCAGATCCAGGTGGGACACGGGACCCGCCCGGTCGCTACGGAGAAGATTTTCACCCAGGGAGATACAGTGGCCACCAACAATCCTCTCGACCTGGCCATCAATGGGGACGGCTTTTTCCAGATCCTGATGCCCGACGGCTCTTTGGCCTACACCCGAGACGGGAGCTTCAAGGTGTCGGCGGACGGGAGGATAGTGACCAGCGATGGCTACCTCCTTCAGCCGGATCTGGCGATCCCCACGGACACGACCGAGATCAGCATCAGCCGGGACGGGATTGTGACGGTGAAGACGGCCGAGAGTCCTGAGCCGCAGGAGATCGGCCAGATCGAGTTGGCACGGTTCGTGAATCCCGCTGGGCTGAGCAGCATCGGCGGTAACCTCTACGTGCCCACCGCCGCTTCCGGCGAACCCATTGTGGGCACTCCCGGCACCGAAAGCATGGGGACCCTCCTTCAGGGCCACCTGGAGCTTTCCAATGTCCAGGTGGTGAAGGAGATGATCGATCTCATTGTCGCCCAGCGCGCCTACGAGATCAACTCGAAGACGATCCGGAGCGCGGACGACATGCTCGGCATCGTGAATAGCCTCCGTCGGTGAAAAAGGACATGCCTAGGACGGGATCACGTCTACGAAGGATCTGCCGTGTAATGGCCGGGCTGGCTATCCTGGGAATTGGCGAGGTCTGCAGCAGTGCTGCCGGACAGTCGCTGACGCCAGCGCAGCGAGCCCTCCTCACGAGCGCGATCGAGCGATACGTTGGCCTCCAGCTCATGGGTACGGGCAGAGTCGCGATCGAGATCCTGAGGGTTTCGGGAGCTTGGCCCGCACGGGAAGACACGGTCGGATGGCAGATCCGGGCTATCAATCGACTGCAGCCCGGAATGGTCAACTCCTTCGAGATTCGAGGATCGGATCCCGCCCACGGACCATGGACGGTGTCCGTAGCTGCCCGGGTCGAGCTTTTTCAGCAGGTGGTTGTGGCCACGCGAGACTTGCGAGCCGGGGAAGTCGTAGACCGGAGCGACGTCGCGCTCGAGGAGCGAAGTCTGACTGGGCTTCTGGGGGAGCCTCTGCGGGGTGAAGAAGAGGCCCTCGGGAGGCGGCTACGCGGCAGCGTCAAGGCGGGGACGATCCTCACCCGGCGCTTTCTGGAGGAGGTGCCTTTGGTGCGAAGGGGTGACCTGGTTCGTATCGTTGCGGCGGTTGGAGCGGTGCGGGTGGAAACCGAAGGCCGTGCTCTGGAATCCGCAAGCCTCGGTGAAAGTGTCCTGGTGCGCAATGCCGGTTCGGGCAAAACCGTGCGCGGTCTCGTCGTTGCGCGAGGTGAAGTTCTGGTGCGGCCCTGAGGGACCCCTCGCTCTTGAACTCAAAGGAGAGGAATGCTGTGGTGAAAATGACGAGGACCTGGTGGCTGGTTCCCCTTTGCGGCGCAATCTTGGGCCCAGGGAAGTGCGCAGCCCAGAAGCTGGGGACCGGCTCGCTTTTCAGCGACTACAAGGCGTTCCGCGTAGGGGACGTCGTTACGATCTACATCGTTGAATTTGCCTCCGGCACCAACGAGACCAAAACGGGCACCGGAAAGGAAACAGAGATTTCGCTCGAATCCAGCGGAGGCACCGGTGCCCTGAAGTTTCTTCCCATGTTTGGAGCCGGAGCCAATGCGCGAAGCAAGTTCGACGGCAAGGGAAGCACCTCGACCACGGGGGTGCTGCGCGCCAAGATCAGTGCCCGAGTGGTGCAAGTGCTGGACAACGGCAACCTTGTAATCGAGGGCAGCCGAGAGGTGCAGGTGAACAACGAAAAGCAGGTCACCATCCTCTCGGGTGTGGTGCGCCCAGAGGACATTACGGCAGACAACGTGGTGTACTCCTACAACATCGCAGACGCCAAGATTACCTATCGCGGGAAAGGCGTTGTCTCGGGTGGTTCCAACCCCAGCCTGATTACCAGAATCCTCAACTGGGTGTTCTGACCATGGGGCGGAAGCTTCGGAAACCGGGTCTTTTGGTTGTTCTTCTCCTGTCGCATTCCGCCTTCTCCTGGGCGGGGGTGAAGATCAAGCAGATTGCCGAACTTGAGGGACTTGGGCCGACGAAACTCGTAGGATACGGCCTGGTGGTGGGTTTGGACGGAACCGGGGATAGCCGACGGTCCATTGCAACTCTGCAATCCGTGGCCAACATGTTGAAGCGTTTCGGCCTCACTGTGCCCCAGAACGAGCTTCGCGTGGACAACGTGGCCGCGGTGATGGTTACCGCCGATCTGCCGCCCTTTGCCCATCCGGGCACCCGCATCGATGTTCAGGTGTCCTCCCTCGGCGACGCCGAGAGCCTTGAGGGAGGAACCCTTCTTCTCACCCCTCTCGTCGACGGCAGCGGTGAGGTGTACGCCCTGGCTCAAGGGGCCGTGTCCATTGGGGGCTTCAACATCAGTACCATTGGAGGCGAGAGGGTGCGCAAGAACTACGCCCTGGTAGGCAGGGTACCGAACGGCGCGGTGGTGAAGAAGCAGGCGCCGGCTTCGATCCCCGGGGACGGGAACCTGCGACTTGTGTTGCGAAACCCCGATTTCACGAGCGCGAGACGTGTGGCCGACGCCATCAACCAGCGATTTGGTCAGGAGATCGCCGTCGCCATCGACGCGGGGGCCGTGCAGCTGGCAGTGCCGGAGGAGGTGCGGGCTCCGGGCAAACTGGTCGCTTTCCTCAGCGACCTGGAGAGTGTGGAAACCGAGCCGGACCAGGTGGCCCGCGTGGTGGTGAACGAGCGCACGGGCACGGTGGTCGTTGGCGGTGATGTGCGGATCTCGACCGTCGCCGTTGCCCACGGCAATCTCACGGTTCGGATTGCGACCACGCCGATCATCTCGCAACCGACCCCCTTCTCCCAGGGGCAGACGGTGGTGGTTCCGGAAACCCAGACCACGGTGGAGACGGAAGAAGCAAGTCTAACCGTCCTGCGCGAGAGCGCTACGGTAGACGATCTGGTGAAGGCCTTGAACGCCCTCGGGGTAACGCCACGCGACCTCATCGCGATCTTTCAGGCGCTGAAGGAAGCCGGGGCTCTGCGGGCCGAACTGGTGATCCTGTGAAGCCACTTCCTCCGGCTTTTCTGCGGGTTGGGTGAAAGTCACCCGCTTCGGATGGTTCGGGTCGCATCGAGGTTTCGGTCGATGAAGATTGAGGCGTCTCCAAACTTCCTCCCGGTCAGCGCGCAAGCAGCTACGGCTGCCGGGGCGAGTTCCCGCCATCCCGATCCCGAGCTCAGGAAAGTGTGCGAGCGGTTCGAGGGGCTTTTTCTGGCTCAGCTTTTCCGGGTGATGCGGGAGTCGATCCCGGAGTCCGGTCTCTGGAGCAGCGGGCCGTGGCAGGGGATGTTCGATTTGTTCTTCGATCAGGCCATCGGCGAGAAGGCGGCCGAACGGAATTCGTACGGGATCGCCGAGATGCTGGAAAGGCAGCTGGGCCGCGTACTCCTTTCGACGTCGGTCGGCTCCGGTAGCTCCAGCTCGTCCGGTCAGGAGTTTCCCCTCGTCGAGGGCGCGCCGGGGAGCGGAAGCGTGGTCAAGAGTTCAGAACAGGCGGTCGATATTGTCAGTGCGGCCGCCGGTGCCGAGGGTGTCGATCCTCACCTCGTCCAGGCGGTGATTGACGTAGAAAGCGGCGGCGATCCCAGGGCCGTATCGAAAAAAGGGGCGGTGGGACTGATGCAGCTCATGCCGGACACGGCCCGGGAAGTCGGTGTAAGAAACCCTTGGGATCCCGTCGAAAACGTGCGCGGTGGGGTGCGATACCTGCGCCAGCTCCTCGACACGTTCGGCAACGACCTGGCCCTTGCCCTGGCGGCCTACAATGCAGGGCCGGGGGCCGTGCGGCGCCATGGCGGGATCCCGCCGTTCCGGGAAACCCGGCAATACGTGGAGAAGGTCCTGAACCGCTACCACCAGTTGAAGAGGCTGGCGGCGACGACGACAAAGCCTTCGGTTACCGGGTAGGTGGGAACAGGAGCACAGGACGGTGGCAGCTCTGGCGTCAGGGGTGGTGAGCACGGGGAGCCTCGAGGAACGGCTCCAGTGGATACGCTTGGCGGGCCTTTTGCGCCGGCAGGTGGGCCTTATGCGCAACCTCTTGGCCCTCCTCCTCCGGATCCGCGAAGCCATAGTCCTCGTGGACCTGCCGGCGTTTCAGAAGACGGCCCTCGATCAGATTCAGCTCCTTCACGAGTTGGAGGCCGTGGGCCAGGAAAGCCGTGAGCAGATTTCGGCTCTTGTCCCACAGGCGAGAGACGCGGCGGGGGAAGCCGGTCTGGCGGAGGCCATCGCCGTGGCACCTCCCGAAGATAGGAGGGAGCTGGTAGAGCTGCAGCAGACGCTTATCCAGCTCGCCGAAGACGTCCGTCGGCTCGCCCATCGGAATGAGAAGCTGATGACCGCGCTGGGAGAAATTCGTGAGGCGCAGTACCAGGCCCTCTGGAACGCATTCGGCCGCTTGCTTGGCACTTACGGCGAGAGGAAAACCTTTGTCCCCGCTTCCGTCTGCGACGTGGTAGGGTAGAGAGAGGGTAGATCCCGGTGTCGACTTTGAATGGCATCCTCGAGCTCAGTAAGCGCTCCCTGATGGCGCATCAGCTGGTGGCCAACGTCATCGGCAACAACGTGGCCAACGTCAACACGCCGGGCTACTCCAGACAGGTGGCGAACCTGGTTCCTTCGCCCTCGGTCCAGACCGCCTGGGGACCTATGGGTACCGGCGTCGAGGTCGGGGATGTGAGCCGTTACCGGGACGCCTTCTTGGACCTGCAGTATCGCCAGAGTGTGAGCAAACAAGCCCACTGGGAAGCGCTCTCCCGCTCCCTCTCAGAAGTGGAGGCGATGTTTAATGACCCGGGCGAGAGCGGACTCCAGGCGGCATTGGACGAGTTCTGGAATGCGTGGAGCGATCTTGCTAATGACCCCGAGAATACGACGGCACGCGCCGTGGTGCGCGAGAAGGGGATGGCCCTGGCAGCTACGTTTCGGCGCATCGGCAACTATCTGCGCGAACACATTCAGGCCGTCGACAGCGAGGCGCGGAAACTGGTAGCCGATGCCAATGCCGCATTGCGAGAAGTGGCCGACCTCAACTCGAAGATCCAATTCGTCCGCGCCCAGGGTGGTTCGGCAAACGAGCTAATGGATCAAAGGGACCGTCTGCTGGACCAGCTTTCTGAGTGGATCGGAGCCCGCGCCTTGGTCTCTACCGATGGATCGGTACGGGTGCTGGTGGGCACAGAGGTTCTGGTTGAGGCTGCGGAAGCTCGCCCGATCCAGATCCACGATTTGGGTGAGCAGGAGATGGCGCTTGCTCAATTCCTCGGTCCCTCGGGCGCTCCTCTGGGACTGGTCGAGTGTAAGCTCTCAGGCCTCCTGGAGGTGCGCGACGCCGCTCTTCGCTCGTACCTCGCCGAGCTCGACGAGATCGTAGGCACCCTGGTCCGCGAGGTCAACCTTCGGCACCGGCAGGGCTACACGCTGAAAGGGGAGAGGGCGGGGGACTTTTTCGAGAGCACGGCACTTTCGGCCACGCAGATTCGCCTTGCGGACGGCATCCTGGAGGATCTGACCAACATTGCGGCCTCCAGCGAGGACACGCTGGGCGACAACCAGGTGGCGCTCTCCATTGCCTCTTTGCGTTCCGCGAAGGTCATGCGCGGGAGCGATTCCCTTCTGGAGGCCTACTCCAGCCTCATCGGCCGACTCGGTAGTCTTTCCGCACAGGCCGAGGACTCGGTGAGGAACCAGGAGGTCATCACGCAGACCCTCGAAAACCAGAGGGCCCGGGTCCAGGGAGTCTCACTGGACGAGGAGATGGTGGAGCTGATCAAGTTCCAGCACGCCTATCGGGCTTCGGCCCAGGTGGCGCGAGTGGTAGACGAGATGATGCAAGCCGTTCTAGCCATGGTCAGGTAAAGG
This genomic stretch from candidate division KSB1 bacterium harbors:
- a CDS encoding penicillin acylase family protein codes for the protein MFKRILLVAASALITSGCQRQEVATVVRDNYGVPHVFANSEVAAAYAFGYVQAEDRIGQLMQWYRWAEGRLSEAFGPAFVETDFEQKLWRHAEIAQTGYPQLPRYLQRILDAFAAGINDYVRQHPERVPAWAVKVEPWHPLALGRAFIWDWPLDDAKDDLRRGLQQPEASHGRGSNQWVVAPARSATGTAIALIDPHLSWEESGHWYEARIHAGRWQACGMVVVGTPFVGLGHTEAVCWAATTGGPDCGDCYRILLDDPEKPTRYRYDGAWRPLQVDTVAISVLRSDRVDTIRRVVFWTHHGPIYERRGTVAYALALPYLPSVRLIEQLYRMNRARSLAEFQEAMAMCEFMPQNIMAADVDGNIWYVRTGKVPIREAKYDWSYPVPGDTSATEWRGIHRQDDLVQILNPKCGYMQNCNISPGTMMAEGAPRARDYLPYIYNDREDRSNPRGRRALEVLSSIQKMTREDAFALAFDTKIPGVQAWQDALREAFREWGEERPSLSRAVETLVSWNGRLGKEEAGALLYYRWRQELGRIDPELRGELPPNPEPSRSQALEMFEALVRASESLRQVFGKEHVPWGEFLRLQRGDSSWALDGGSFEYGLSALRAVWGRAEAGRVRASGGQSCPMLVFLGRPIESYSVLPWGISDDPKSPHFADQAPLFARCQMKPTWFHPDSLRKHTESRVELRFRAE
- the aroF gene encoding 3-deoxy-7-phosphoheptulonate synthase — its product is MVIVMDKRASQEEVDAVERKLVSQGYRVHRSTGVERTILGVIGDTAKLDTRELELLPGVYEVVRVSEPFKLASRAFHPENTVITLGEVAIGGNEVVVMAGPCAVESREQMMEAAHAVREAGAKVLRGGAFKPRTSPYAFQGLGEEGLRYLREAADRYGLLTVTEVMDREQVPLVSEYADILQVGARNMQNYALLRELGNIRKPVLLKRGFAATVKELLMAAEYIMAGGNYQVILCERGIRTFEDSVRNTLDISAIPVVHSLSHLPIIADPSHGTGRRDKVAPMARAAIAAGADGLLIEVHPDPDAAKSDGFQSLYPHQFTSLMEELRIIAAAIGRKI
- the flgF gene encoding flagellar basal-body rod protein FlgF, translating into MLEGIYTSAAGMLPRTNQLEVIANNLANVSTAGFKRDRVTFRQTLDAELAVAAETGETQGAQEVVTDFSQGPLEKTDRPLDLAIDGEGFFVVQTAAGERYTRAGSFRLDAAGRIVTPDGYPVLGERGPIVLHEGSVEVRSDGEIWQKGVAVGRLRVVNFPNLRALAKEGHSLFRLRDPNVRPVALENVRIKQGYLEGSNVNALEEMVEMMVVVRNFEAEQKAIQTQDETLSRAINELPKL
- the aroA gene encoding 3-phosphoshikimate 1-carboxyvinyltransferase; the encoded protein is MSETRTIRPARRLVGEAKVGGDKSISHRAVLLAGFAQGTTRIVNLSTSLDVASSLRCLRALGVAMEQTSATELVIRGRAGRFAPPARTLDCGNSGTTMRLLSGLLAGQPFTSRLDGDDSLRRRPMRRILVPLERMGATVGARDGNFPPIVITGTRPLRPITHRPEVASAQVKSCVLLAGLQADGQTTVSEVRQTRDHTERMLPIFGISIRKESLSVCVQGPSVPLSPGLLQVPGDPSSAAFLWAAAAALPGSQVTVRDVGINPTRAVILDVLRSMRVDVRVENVRLWGGEPVADVTVRGDGRLQAIDIGESLVPLLIDELPILGVLCAVGSGSARLSGAAELRTKESDRIRSVVTNLRRMGAKIEETPDGWIIEGGHALQGAELDSFGDHRIAMAMTVAALLASGESTIRGAECVAVSFPDFFEQIEALRA
- a CDS encoding chorismate mutase gives rise to the protein MNESGWSLERIRAEIDEVDIQILRLLERRAFLALRAKREKERAGMPVEDPARERQVIERIVQHRCGPLPASEIRRVFEAIIACCRTVQTGGGNAGTEVNPW
- a CDS encoding prephenate dehydrogenase, which translates into the protein MTKGRSSAIVSRLCTGEDSGDSNGEGLDVGFTSVTIIGLGVIGGSMGLALGRKRPGLRRVGVDFPPALAVACELGMIDHAIPVDRFQQEWEGTDVVILAVPIASIVSWLSILRHAVTPQMIVTDVGSTKREIVRKAQELLPYPECFVGGHPMAGSERRGGRASDPYLFENVTYVLTPTDITSNRAYETVAELATTLGAQVLTMHPEEHDRLAAVVSHLPQLLAVNLVNFAARHHEKDDRTLRLAAGGFRDMTRIASSPYEVWEDILRTNRDVILGVLEEFCKSLSDLRERLERDDLREAFEKAARSRLSIPRDTKGFLHPLYDILVAVEDKPGVIARISTTLANAGLNIKDIEVLKVREGEGGSIRLALESERDRQQALELLRASGITCRARD